In Papilio machaon chromosome W, ilPapMach1.1, whole genome shotgun sequence, a single genomic region encodes these proteins:
- the LOC123722865 gene encoding uncharacterized protein LOC123722865, with product MRDELIGILKAGGYELRKWVSNSPALLDGLPKEHQQDPHLFQNVDNPDAIAVLGVQYQPVQDVFTFRVQDLDISRVWTKRSVLSTVARIFDPNGWLTPVVFWAKCFLQKLWLENLTWDAPLIGELLLAWSRFVSSLPDIQLVKIERAFLPAGKCQVSLHGFCDASELGYAAAVYIRSVNTNGSVTVRLVIAKSKVAPIRSRLTIPKLELSGAALLSRLLNHVASTLGQTVALEKIYAWSDSQIVLCWLRASVHALEVFVANRVSQIRDSTADINWRHVPGDLNPADCASRGCESSVILSHPLWWGPDWLCEPEGSWPHSIVDPVEPLPGLRVLAVQSEPKQNLDELLGRFSSLDKLLGVTGWVKRFIYNTRNKSDRQSSPVLTPEERREALLFWVRLEQGQSFQTAIISLRKGDKLRGAIARLNPFIDDKGLIRVGGRLRNADLPYAARHPLLLPKDSILVRLLITDRHVKNSHAGLSTLLAVLQREFWILSARRVIRSVIFRCIPCYRLKAAIVQPQMGDLPPDRVRASKPFSGVGTDFAGPFQVKSSTLRNAKVTKAYLCVFVCLSTKAVHLEVVSALSTEAFIACLSRFVSRRGLPSLIRSDCGTNFKGGDRYLSEVFTFLKDNQVSIASNMSQRGIEWRFDPPAFPSWGGIFEAVVKVAKTHLRRVIGETVLTFEELATVFCKIEAVLNSRPLCPVSSDPNDLEVLTPGHFLIGGPLTALPEYPYTETPLNRLTRFELLQQLSQSFWRRFSLEYLHLLQQRVKWCDKTDPPKVGDLVLVKELNMPTLSWRRGRILRLIVGADGIPRVAEVLVGNSVLKRAVATLSRLPVS from the coding sequence ATGAGAGATGAGTTGATTGGCATCTTAAAGGCTGGTGGTTATGAGTTGAGGAAATGGGTATCCAACTCTCCGGCTCTCCTTGACGGCTTACCTAAGGAGCATCAGCAAGATCCTCATCTTTTTCAGAACGTTGACAATCCTGACGCCATTGCGGTACTCGGAGTGCAGTATCAGCCTGTTCAGGATGTCTTCACGTTTCGTGTACAGGATTTAGACATATCCCGAGTTTGGACTAAGCGATCGGTACTCTCCACAGTTGCCCGAATATTCGACCCCAATGGATGGTTGACGCCGGTTGTGTTTTGGGCAAAGTGTTTCCTTCAAAAACTCTGGTTGGAAAATCTTACATGGGATGCCCCTCTCATTGGAGAGTTATTGTTGGCGTGGTCTCGTTTTGTTTCGTCGCTTCCGGATATTCAATTGGTGAAGATAGAAAGAGCCTTTTTACCTGCTGGTAAATGTCAGGTGAGCCTTCATGGCTTTTGTGATGCCTCAGAGTTGGGCTATGCGGCTGCAGTCTACATACGTTCGGTCAACACGAACGGTAGTGTCACAGTAAGATTAGTTATAGCGAAAAGTAAGGTTGCGCCAATTCGGTCTCGTTTGACTATACCTAAATTGGAGCTCTCAGGAGCTGCACTTCTTTCGAGACTTCTCAATCATGTTGCTTCCACTTTAGGTCAAACAGTGGCCCTCGAGAAGATCTATGCATGGTCCGACAGTCAAATTGTTCTTTGTTGGCTTCGGGCGTCTGTTCATGCGTTGGAGGTTTTTGTTGCCAATAGAGTTTCCCAGATTCGCGATTCGACGGCTGATATTAATTGGAGACATGTCCCCGGGGACCTAAATCCAGCCGATTGCGCCTCACGGGGCTGCGAATCTTCAGTTATTTTGAGTCATCCGTTGTGGTGGGGACCAGACTGGTTGTGTGAACCTGAAGGTAGCTGGCCCCATAGTATTGTCGACCCGGTTGAACCGTTGCCAGGACTTCGAGTGTTAGCGGTGCAGTCGGAGCCGAAACAAAATTTAGATGAATTGCTCGGACGGTTTAGCTCCCTTGATAAATTGTTAGGAGTGACGGGATGGgttaaacgttttatttataacactcGGAATAAGTCCGATAGGCAGTCTTCTCCCGTGCTTACCCCGGAGGAAAGAAGGGAAGCATTGTTGTTCTGGGTGCGTTTAGAGCAGGGTCAAAGTTTCCAAACAGCAATAATTAGTTTACGAAAGGGGGATAAATTAAGGGGTGCCATTGCACGGCTCAACCCTTTCATTGATGACAAGGGTTTGATACGAGTCGGGGGTAGATTACGAAATGCGGACTTACCTTATGCGGCTCGACATCCTCTCCTGTTGCCTAAGGACAGCATTCTGGTACGACTTTTGATAACTGATCGGCACGTGAAGAACTCTCACGCAGGTTTATCAACACTCCTAGCCGTCCTCCAAAGGGAGTTTTGGATTTTGTCTGCACGGCGAGTTATACGAAGCGTTATTTTCCGCTGCATTCCGTGTTATAGGTTGAAGGCCGCAATAGTACAACCACAAATGGGTGACCTCCCTCCAGATCGGGTTAGAGCTTCGAAGCCGTTTTCTGGAGTTGGTACGGATTTTGCAGGTCCATTTCAAGTTAAGTCGTCAACGTTACGAAATGCTAAGGTGACGAAGGCTTACCTGTGCGTTTTCGTTTGCCTTTCCACCAAGGCCGTACATTTAGAGGTAGTGTCGGCGTTGAGCACAGAGGCATTTATCGCTTGTTTGTCCCGGTTTGTTAGTCGTCGAGGATTACCGAGTTTAATTCGGTCCGACTGTGGGACTAACTTCAAGGGTGGAGATCGGTACCTTTCGGAAGTCTTTACGTTTTTGAAAGACAATCAGGTTTCAATAGCTTCCAACATGTCTCAACGCGGTATAGAATGGCGATTCGATCCCCCTGCATTTCCATCCTGGGGTGGAATTTTTGAAGCGGTTGTGAAGGTGGCAAAGACTCATCTTCGACGAGTCATCGGTGAAACAGTGCTCACCTTCGAAGAGTTGGCTACGGTATTTTGTAAGATTGAGGCGGTTCTGAATTCCCGTCCACTGTGTCCTGTATCATCGGACCCTAATGATTTGGAGGTTTTGACCCCTGGTCATTTTTTGATCGGTGGACCCCTCACCGCACTACCGGAGTATCCTTATACGGAGACCCCATTAAATAGGTTAACTCGTTTCGAGTTGCTGCAACAACTTTCCCAAAGCTTCTGGCGGAGATTCAGCTTAGAGTACCTCCATTTGTTGCAGCAACGGGTTAAATGGTGTGACAAGACTGACCCACCTAAGGTTGGGGATCTCGTCTTAGTGAAAGAGTTGAACATGCCAACGCTGTCTTGGAGACGGGGTCGAATCCTGAGGCTAATTGTAGGCGCGGACGGTATTCCTCGAGTTGCAGAGGTGTTAGTAGGCAACTCGGTGTTAAAGCGAGCGGTCGCAACTCTCTCCCGACTCCCAGTATCTTAA
- the LOC123722866 gene encoding uncharacterized protein LOC123722866: MGLSLADAVQRFWEVEEPPTAPRDNPEYLECEAFFQNNIGRLRSGRFVVRLPFLPSRVPLGQSRLLAEKRLMSMERRMKRDAVFKQKYLEFMQEYRDLGHMSVSNFDWRSQEHYFIPHHAVFKGEKIRVVFDGSAPTSTGVSLNQCLHVGPKLHRDISDILTAFRRHQIVFVADIKMMFRQTIIHPEDRRFQLILWREDPSSPITVYELNTNTYGLKSSPFIAIRTLLELAERERLDFPRAAAVLSSDIYVDDICTGAANEREALILMSER; this comes from the coding sequence ATGGGTCTCTCTCTTGCTGATGCAGTCCAGCGGTTTTGGGAGGTCGAAGAACCACCCACAGCACCTCGTGACAACCCGGAGTATCTGGAATGTGAGGCGTTCTTCCAGAACAATATCGGGCGGCTCCGGTCTGGTCGGTTTGTTGTGCGTTTGCCTTTCCTTCCGTCTCGCGTACCGCTTGGGCAGTCTAGGTTGTTGGCAGAGAAGAGATTAATGTCTATGGAGCGCCGTATGAAGAGGGACGCGgtgtttaaacaaaaatatttagaatttatgCAGGAGTATCGCGACTTAGGCCACATGTCAGTTTCCAATTTTGATTGGCGTTCGCAGGAACACTATTTTATTCCTCATCATGCCGTGTTCAAGGGAGAGAAGATACGAGTTGTCTTTGATGGATCTGCTCCTACCTCTACTGGGGTCTCCCTTAATCAATGTTTGCATGTTGGTCCTAAATTGCATCGTGACATTTCAGATATTCTGACGGCTTTCCGCCGACATCAGATCGTTTTCGTTGCggacattaaaatgatgtttcGACAGACCATCATACATCCGGAAGATCGTAGATTTCAGCTCATATTGTGGCGCGAGGATCCCTCTAGCCCAATTACGGTGTATGAGTTGAATACGAACACCTATGGTCTTAAATCGAGTCCGTTCATCGCAATCAGGACGCTTCTGGAACTGGCAGAGCGTGAACGGTTGGATTTCCCTAGAGCTGCAGCTGTATTGTCCAGTGATATTTATGTCGATGACATATGCACCGGCGCTGCTAATGAGAGAGAGGCTCTTATATTAATGAGTGAGAGATGA
- the LOC123722867 gene encoding uncharacterized protein LOC123722867, giving the protein MAGKYTARISGVLRWLGSAVLNISRPDRAQALMARYQVLDDQMADLYAAYRGILELGLEADAMAKINADIDQADDLADQIIQAVGCLKGSSAADARVTAESEASPALMSRLPLLDLPQFNGDLDQWVAFNNLFESIVHKRRDLTPAQKLAYLLASLTGEAKGLVQHLGLVDDLNWNTVVTPPLIFPALTT; this is encoded by the exons atggcCGGCAAATATACCGCTAGGATATCAGGCGTGCTGAGATGGCTCGGCTCAGcggttttgaatatttctaggCCGGACCGTGCGCAGGCCCTTATGGCTAGATACCAGGTTTTAGACGATCAAATGGCGGATCTATATGCGGCGTACCGTGGCATTCTAGAGTTAGGTTTAGAAGCGGATGCCATGGCGAAGATTAATGCTGACATCGATCAGGCCGACGACCTGGCTGATCAAATTATTCAGGCTGTAGGTTGCCTTAAGGGGTCAAGCGCTGCTGACGCGCGCGTTACTGCGGAGTCGGAGGCGTCACCAGCGCTCATGAGTAGATTGCCGCTGCTCGATTTGCCACAATTTAACGGTGACTTGGATCAGTGGGtcgcatttaataatttatttgaaagcatTGTTCACAAACGTAGGGATTTGACCCCTGCTCAGAAGCTTGCCTATTTGTTGGCGTCGTTAACGGGAGAGGCCAAGGGCCTTGTCCAACATTTAGGTCTTGTTGACG ATTTGAACTGGAATACGGTGGTGACTCCGCCACTCATCTTCCCAGCTTTGAcaacctaa